A genomic region of Oscillatoria sp. FACHB-1407 contains the following coding sequences:
- a CDS encoding DUF4258 domain-containing protein, producing MPPEDCESPYFEVVTPLGVCIRTTPAYWEKIITFKHPTMAGQEEAVQQTLREPSEIRQSQSDPDVYLYYKPDPPYFICVVARHLNGDGFIITTYRTNRIKIGASLWTA from the coding sequence ATGCCTCCTGAAGATTGCGAGTCTCCCTATTTTGAAGTTGTCACCCCATTGGGGGTCTGCATTCGCACTACTCCCGCATACTGGGAGAAGATAATCACCTTCAAGCATCCCACTATGGCAGGGCAAGAAGAGGCTGTCCAACAAACCTTGCGAGAGCCTTCAGAAATTCGGCAGAGCCAGAGTGATCCCGATGTATACCTTTACTACAAGCCTGATCCACCCTACTTCATCTGTGTCGTTGCTCGGCACCTGAATGGAGATGGATTTATCATTACTACCTATCGCACTAACCGCATCAAAATTGGAGCATCCCTATGGACAGCCTAA
- a CDS encoding anhydro-N-acetylmuramic acid kinase, whose translation MLVIGLISGTSVDGIDAALVRLSGTTTDLRVELVAGATYPYPPELRSRIVSVIADGSLSMAEFAALDDAIAEQFAQAAIAIQQGHPTAELIGSHGQTVYHRPPATSRYADNVVETLGYSLQLGRGEAIAHRTGITTVSNFRVADIAAGGQGAPLVSALDKWVLGHDTLDRCVQNIGGIGNVTYLPARNAPQSAVQTPSILGWDTGPGNTLLDLAVQHLSNGAQTYDQDGAWAASGIPCQPLVQQWLQQDFFQIPPPKSTGRELFSLDYFHQCLRDAASYNLSPADILATLTELTAASIAQSYYQFLPKLPDQVLICGGGSHNLYLKQRIQANLELIPVCTTDDVGLNADFKEAIAFAVLAYWRMQDIPGNLPEVTGAKKAVTLGEIHLVQQSLRGNMNCHSGQHEHHPGQTYED comes from the coding sequence ATGTTAGTCATCGGTTTAATTAGTGGTACGTCGGTAGATGGGATTGATGCTGCTCTGGTCAGGCTCTCTGGCACAACGACCGATCTGCGCGTGGAGTTGGTGGCGGGTGCAACCTATCCCTATCCGCCAGAGTTGCGATCGCGCATTGTGTCCGTGATTGCCGACGGATCCCTCTCCATGGCAGAGTTTGCTGCGCTGGATGATGCGATCGCAGAACAATTCGCTCAAGCTGCGATCGCCATTCAGCAAGGGCACCCAACCGCTGAACTGATCGGCTCTCATGGGCAAACGGTCTATCATCGACCTCCCGCGACAAGCCGCTATGCCGATAACGTGGTGGAGACGCTGGGCTACAGCCTGCAACTGGGACGGGGAGAGGCGATCGCCCATCGCACCGGGATCACCACCGTCAGCAATTTTCGGGTGGCTGACATTGCTGCTGGTGGGCAGGGTGCTCCACTGGTGTCTGCGCTAGATAAGTGGGTGTTAGGACATGACACGCTCGATCGGTGTGTGCAAAATATCGGCGGTATCGGCAACGTCACTTACTTGCCTGCCCGCAATGCACCCCAGTCGGCTGTTCAAACTCCCTCAATCCTGGGTTGGGACACCGGACCGGGAAACACGCTATTGGATCTGGCAGTGCAACATCTCTCCAACGGAGCGCAGACCTACGATCAGGATGGAGCCTGGGCAGCCAGCGGCATCCCCTGTCAACCGCTCGTGCAGCAATGGTTGCAGCAAGACTTCTTCCAAATACCACCTCCTAAATCGACAGGACGAGAACTGTTTAGCCTCGATTACTTCCATCAATGCCTGCGTGATGCAGCGAGTTACAACCTTTCTCCGGCGGATATTCTGGCAACTCTGACGGAGTTAACAGCGGCTTCAATTGCTCAAAGCTATTATCAATTTTTGCCGAAGTTGCCCGATCAGGTCTTGATTTGTGGGGGCGGCAGTCATAATCTCTATTTGAAACAGCGAATACAAGCTAATCTGGAGTTAATTCCTGTCTGCACAACCGATGATGTGGGCTTGAATGCAGACTTTAAAGAAGCGATCGCCTTTGCAGTGTTGGCATATTGGCGGATGCAGGACATTCCCGGTAATCTCCCGGAGGTGACTGGGGCAAAGAAAGCGGTAACTCTAGGGGAAATTCACCTGGTGCAACAAAGCCTGCGTGGTAACATGAATTGCCATTCAGGACAGCACGAACACCACCCAGGACAAACGTACGAGGATTAG
- the tnpA gene encoding IS200/IS605 family transposase — MNSRLPERSPPARTGRWRCRCNRTKFVVIAWRINSRLPERSPPARTGKNRSMRQNFTQLYVHLVWATWDRSPLITLDIQEPLYNVMVYECQQMGCHVIAIGGIEDHVHLLVGFPATVAIASLVQQIKGSSSHSVAYQIKPNTFFKWQGGYAALTVNSQDLNSVATYIQHQADHHHKQTHVLSWELP; from the coding sequence ATGAATTCGCGGCTACCCGAACGAAGTCCGCCTGCGCGGACTGGTCGATGGAGATGTCGTTGCAACCGCACCAAATTTGTTGTGATTGCCTGGCGAATAAATTCGCGGCTACCCGAACGAAGTCCGCCTGCGCGGACTGGGAAGAATAGAAGCATGAGGCAAAATTTTACGCAGTTGTACGTGCATCTCGTTTGGGCAACGTGGGATCGATCGCCCCTGATTACACTCGATATTCAGGAGCCTCTCTACAACGTGATGGTCTACGAGTGTCAGCAGATGGGATGTCATGTGATTGCGATCGGTGGCATTGAGGATCATGTGCATCTGCTGGTTGGGTTTCCTGCAACTGTGGCGATCGCCTCTCTCGTTCAACAAATCAAAGGCAGTTCATCCCACAGCGTTGCATATCAAATCAAGCCAAATACCTTTTTCAAATGGCAGGGAGGCTACGCGGCATTGACGGTTAATTCACAAGATTTGAACTCTGTTGCTACCTACATTCAACATCAGGCAGATCATCACCACAAACAAACGCACGTTTTATCGTGGGAACTTCCTTAA
- a CDS encoding DUF2283 domain-containing protein yields the protein MDSLKIYYDAVGKTLTVWFDDPTQEHVAEETEEEVILIKNHAGKVIGFERLNYTPINAENLYVELLKV from the coding sequence ATGGACAGCCTAAAAATTTATTACGACGCAGTTGGTAAAACTCTAACGGTGTGGTTTGACGATCCCACTCAAGAGCATGTCGCAGAGGAAACTGAAGAAGAAGTTATTCTCATCAAAAATCATGCTGGGAAAGTCATCGGGTTTGAGCGGCTGAACTACACACCTATCAATGCGGAAAATTTATACGTTGAGTTGCTAAAGGTTTAA
- a CDS encoding NAD(P)/FAD-dependent oxidoreductase — protein sequence MKTADWIVVGGGFAGAALGYELARAGFSVVLLEQQAVPQNATRYSYGGIAYWSATTDLTRLICQEAMELYRNLSAELEADIQFRELDLVLTIDSDADPAALAAAYAGCAIPPVLISAEAACELEPLLDPGAIAAALHGRHGHVEPELITKAYVQGMLRLGGAIDTAEVTGFIKTGDRVTGVVTSEGSYAAANVVVSAGGLSRSLLQAVNIPVRCCFTQAELVETPPLEIQLRTIVMAAELKRFQLEAIAGQPDIDSLWDTPGHEIAPPILDAGAIQFCDGRVRMGQISRVLTDPYAIADAAQSELEIRTQVGRILPKLQHVPGAWGHCLVAFTGDHLPLIGALPSVEGVHIFSGFSSPFAVLPPLARRYARFLAGQADDIMAQFSPTRFA from the coding sequence ATGAAGACAGCCGATTGGATTGTGGTAGGAGGGGGTTTTGCCGGAGCAGCGTTAGGATATGAGTTAGCCAGGGCTGGGTTTTCGGTCGTGCTGCTAGAACAGCAGGCAGTGCCACAGAACGCGACACGCTATAGCTATGGCGGCATCGCCTACTGGTCAGCGACGACAGACCTGACGCGGCTAATCTGTCAGGAAGCCATGGAGTTATATCGCAACCTGTCTGCTGAGTTGGAGGCGGATATTCAGTTTCGAGAGTTAGACCTGGTGCTGACCATCGACTCGGATGCTGATCCAGCCGCGCTCGCAGCAGCATATGCAGGTTGTGCCATTCCCCCGGTGTTGATTTCGGCTGAAGCGGCTTGTGAACTGGAGCCATTGTTAGACCCTGGTGCGATCGCGGCTGCGCTGCATGGTCGCCATGGGCATGTAGAGCCAGAGTTGATCACCAAAGCCTATGTGCAGGGAATGCTGCGTTTGGGAGGTGCGATCGACACGGCTGAGGTAACGGGATTTATCAAAACAGGCGATCGTGTAACTGGGGTCGTCACCTCTGAGGGTTCCTATGCTGCTGCCAATGTTGTAGTGAGTGCGGGTGGTCTGAGTCGATCGCTGTTGCAAGCAGTCAACATCCCGGTGCGGTGTTGCTTTACCCAAGCCGAATTAGTGGAGACTCCACCACTGGAGATACAACTGCGAACCATTGTCATGGCAGCGGAGTTGAAGCGGTTTCAGCTAGAGGCGATCGCCGGGCAACCAGACATTGATTCGCTGTGGGACACACCTGGACACGAAATTGCTCCACCGATTTTGGATGCGGGAGCGATCCAGTTTTGCGATGGGCGTGTGCGAATGGGGCAGATTAGCCGTGTGTTGACCGACCCCTATGCCATAGCAGATGCAGCCCAAAGTGAGTTAGAGATTCGCACGCAAGTTGGGCGCATTCTGCCGAAGCTGCAACATGTGCCGGGAGCCTGGGGGCATTGTCTGGTCGCATTTACAGGGGATCATCTACCGCTGATTGGGGCACTACCCTCCGTTGAAGGGGTTCATATTTTTTCGGGATTTAGCAGCCCCTTTGCTGTCTTGCCACCGCTAGCCCGTCGTTATGCTCGCTTTCTGGCGGGACAGGCGGATGATATTATGGCTCAATTCTCACCGACTCGGTTTGCTTAA
- a CDS encoding DUF2283 domain-containing protein, with the protein MNVKYDAEADILIFIFRNTFPVNAISEPGGVIISYNEADEPVSIEFLNASKRQLVNPQNLNLTITT; encoded by the coding sequence ATGAACGTTAAATACGATGCAGAAGCAGACATTCTTATTTTTATCTTCCGCAATACGTTTCCGGTGAATGCGATTTCTGAGCCTGGAGGCGTGATTATCAGCTATAACGAAGCCGATGAACCCGTCAGCATTGAATTTCTCAACGCTTCTAAACGTCAATTAGTGAATCCTCAAAATCTCAATTTAACGATCACCACGTAG
- a CDS encoding AtzE family amidohydrolase encodes MTLEFDQADATAIATAVRSGEVSAESIVRASLDRIATDDKALNSFTDVLAEQAIADAVRVDGAIAAGQEVGPLAGVPFAVKNLFDVAGLPTLAGSKINREHPPATQDATVVAALKRAGAVLVGALNMDEYAYGFVTENSHYGPTHNPHDLSRIAGGSSGGSAAAVAGGLVPLSLGSDTNGSIRVPASLCGILGLKPTYGRLSRAGVCLFVGSLDHVGPFARSVRDLALSFDVMQGADPLDPICTTRSPDFCLPQLHQGIEGLRIAIADDYFAKGAQPEVWAAVEKVAQALGATQRVTLPEAHRARAAAYVITTCEGSNLHFDNLKARPQDFDPATRDRFLAGAMVPTTWYLQAQRFRRWFRDRVREVFQTVDLILAPTTPCPSPLIGQQTIVIDGVEVLNRPNLGLFTQPLSFIGLPIVSVPIQQAGGLPLGVQIIAAPYNEALVLRAAQVLEEKGVISAPVVRPREGGE; translated from the coding sequence ATGACGCTAGAGTTTGATCAAGCAGATGCCACCGCGATCGCCACGGCAGTTCGATCGGGTGAAGTCAGTGCTGAAAGTATTGTTCGCGCCTCTCTCGACCGAATTGCGACTGACGACAAAGCTCTTAACAGCTTTACTGATGTGTTGGCAGAGCAGGCGATCGCAGATGCGGTCAGGGTAGATGGGGCGATCGCCGCAGGGCAGGAGGTTGGTCCTCTGGCAGGAGTTCCCTTTGCGGTCAAAAACCTGTTTGATGTGGCAGGTTTGCCCACTCTGGCAGGCTCCAAGATCAATCGAGAACACCCCCCTGCAACCCAGGATGCAACTGTCGTGGCTGCCCTCAAACGGGCAGGGGCGGTGCTGGTGGGCGCACTCAACATGGATGAGTATGCCTACGGATTTGTGACGGAAAACAGCCACTACGGTCCCACGCACAACCCCCACGACTTGAGTCGCATTGCCGGAGGCTCCTCAGGGGGATCTGCCGCTGCGGTTGCTGGAGGGTTGGTGCCGCTCAGCTTGGGGTCAGATACCAACGGGTCAATTCGAGTGCCTGCTTCTCTCTGCGGCATTTTAGGGTTAAAGCCGACCTATGGGCGGTTGTCTCGTGCGGGGGTCTGCCTGTTTGTCGGCAGTTTAGATCACGTTGGCCCTTTTGCCCGATCAGTGCGCGATCTGGCATTGTCCTTTGATGTGATGCAGGGGGCTGATCCCCTTGATCCGATCTGCACAACTCGCTCTCCCGACTTCTGCTTGCCCCAACTCCATCAGGGCATTGAGGGACTCAGGATTGCGATCGCCGATGATTACTTTGCGAAAGGCGCACAACCAGAGGTATGGGCAGCCGTTGAAAAGGTGGCTCAAGCTCTGGGAGCAACGCAGCGAGTCACGCTGCCAGAAGCGCATCGAGCACGAGCCGCAGCCTATGTGATCACCACCTGTGAGGGGAGCAATCTGCACTTTGACAATCTCAAAGCCCGACCGCAGGATTTTGACCCTGCAACCCGCGATCGCTTTTTAGCGGGAGCTATGGTGCCGACGACCTGGTATTTGCAAGCGCAGCGGTTTCGTCGCTGGTTCCGCGATCGCGTCCGGGAAGTATTTCAAACGGTTGATTTGATTCTGGCACCGACAACGCCCTGTCCGTCTCCGTTGATTGGTCAACAAACGATTGTGATCGATGGGGTTGAAGTGCTCAATCGCCCAAACCTGGGGCTATTTACTCAACCGTTGTCCTTCATTGGCTTGCCGATTGTGTCTGTGCCGATTCAACAAGCGGGTGGCTTGCCCCTGGGAGTGCAGATTATCGCCGCTCCTTATAATGAGGCGTTGGTTTTGCGGGCAGCCCAGGTGTTGGAGGAAAAAGGTGTGATCTCTGCGCCTGTGGTTCGACCAAGAGAAGGTGGGGAATAG
- a CDS encoding DUF4089 domain-containing protein: MTEKILNFESYVEQMALVLDLPIAPEYKPGVVDNVARTAAIAQLVLDFPLPDVEVAPTFRPDFEP; this comes from the coding sequence ATGACAGAAAAGATCCTGAATTTTGAGAGCTACGTCGAACAAATGGCACTCGTGCTGGATTTGCCGATCGCTCCAGAGTATAAGCCCGGTGTTGTCGATAATGTCGCCCGAACTGCCGCGATCGCCCAACTCGTGCTCGATTTTCCGTTACCTGACGTTGAAGTTGCCCCTACCTTTCGCCCCGATTTTGAACCATGA
- a CDS encoding RidA family protein, whose translation MPDDSSKESMERKLVSTGTPWEAIAGYSRVVRVGPFVYVSGTTAADTNGQIQHPGDVYGQATYIYRKIEASLQSVGATLKDVVRTRVYLTNMDEWQQSTRAHHDFFSEIRPANTLVEVSRLATADMLVEIEVDAVIANAGLSE comes from the coding sequence GTGCCAGATGACAGCAGCAAAGAGAGTATGGAGCGCAAATTAGTTTCGACGGGCACCCCGTGGGAGGCGATCGCAGGCTATTCACGAGTGGTGCGGGTGGGTCCATTTGTCTATGTTTCAGGCACTACCGCTGCCGATACTAATGGGCAAATTCAACATCCTGGCGATGTGTACGGGCAGGCGACCTATATTTATCGCAAGATTGAGGCTTCTCTACAATCCGTTGGGGCGACGTTAAAGGATGTGGTGCGAACTCGCGTTTACCTCACCAACATGGATGAGTGGCAACAGAGCACTCGCGCACACCATGACTTTTTTAGCGAAATTCGTCCAGCCAATACGCTAGTAGAGGTGAGTCGTCTGGCGACAGCCGATATGTTAGTAGAAATTGAAGTGGATGCTGTGATTGCAAATGCAGGATTGAGCGAATGA
- a CDS encoding tetratricopeptide repeat protein, translating to MTPNSPNPEPLSVFISYSHKDENLKDELVVHLANLKRQGKIRAWQDRDIEAGAEWDAEIKQQLEAAEVILLLITPRFLASDYCYDKEMQRAIQRHDAGTARVIPIILKPCDWQDSLFSKLQVVPKDAKPVTKWDDQDEAFLDVVKGIRRAVESLQAKKPLGETPDSPTVSPSATNTRTDAIAHPIGTDAINFHGAGTDAINRVPANPINRVPANPIFSTYNPTTFTGRDAEIAHLTQILQNGCRLVLIHGMTGIGKTALAERLAVNFVQPSTRYSQVILDRGVSSSDFTRGALAILAKLGDDTAQQLPDEQLLPHLLKNLEQQPCWLQLDSLEYLLCQNDQGEFHFADATWLDFLEQFLTRTSASRLILTSQALPTDWGDRAFRLDNLWQEYALRGLDKSQRIDLFRHYGVTPQTDVDSDHLCAIADYFDGHPLILKMIAGDIQKRPFNGNIDKYWRDYYQQRQTQTRLKLHQSQEERARQWVRQTLEQLPDLPRQMLQRGAVFRRAVPESFYPAMLPNIPDSESSTALTVLKSRNLVEDTDLINGELWVQQHNLIREIALAQLKTDTAIWEAAERQAAHLWLTAYTPAPDAPNLETVRGYLEAFDHYCEIADWDTACSVLDIQIDSPTQEPLHWQLETWGYYKEEIRLYEKVVGKTLPDRDILWSRGFGLAYSGLGNYSSAAQYHQQSLKLARSNGDRSSEAKALGNLGGAYYNLGQYERAIDFHQQHLTIAREISDRQSEGNALGNLGNAYHSLGDYERAIDYHQQYLTIAWEIGDRQSEGNALGNLGLAYYSLGNYERAIDFHQQCLTILREIGDRAGESKALGNLGLAYYSLGNYERAIDFHQQALAISREIGDRQWEGMSLSNLGLAYHGLGNYERAIDLYQQSLTIAREIGDRRGEGNALGNLGLAYYGLGNYERAIDYHQQYLTIAWEIGNRLGEGTALVNMGAAQLKLEQHSESLANNRAALEIFREIGGREGEAESLKNLAEVHQALGKIEVAREFCQQALALATELSIPLKAECETLMQSLGGGDAS from the coding sequence ATGACTCCCAATTCCCCTAACCCTGAACCCCTCAGCGTCTTCATCTCCTACTCCCACAAAGATGAAAACCTGAAAGATGAACTTGTTGTGCATTTGGCAAACCTGAAGCGTCAGGGCAAGATTCGCGCATGGCAAGACCGTGACATCGAAGCGGGAGCCGAATGGGACGCCGAGATCAAACAGCAACTCGAAGCCGCTGAAGTGATTTTGCTGTTAATCACTCCCCGTTTTCTGGCTTCAGACTATTGCTACGACAAAGAGATGCAACGGGCAATTCAACGCCACGACGCAGGCACCGCACGAGTGATCCCCATCATTCTCAAACCCTGCGACTGGCAGGATAGCCTCTTCAGCAAATTGCAGGTCGTACCCAAAGATGCCAAACCTGTCACGAAATGGGATGACCAGGACGAAGCCTTTCTGGATGTCGTCAAAGGGATTCGTCGTGCGGTGGAGTCCCTTCAAGCAAAAAAGCCTCTGGGGGAAACGCCTGATTCACCCACCGTTTCCCCTTCTGCTACCAATACACGTACGGACGCGATCGCCCATCCCATCGGTACGGACGCGATCAATTTTCACGGCGCAGGTACGGACGCGATTAATCGCGTCCCTGCCAATCCAATTAATCGCGTCCCTGCCAATCCAATTTTCTCCACCTACAATCCCACCACCTTTACCGGACGCGACGCTGAAATCGCCCATCTCACCCAAATTCTGCAAAACGGTTGCCGTCTGGTGTTGATTCACGGCATGACTGGAATCGGCAAAACTGCCCTTGCCGAACGGTTAGCGGTTAATTTTGTTCAACCCTCCACCCGCTACAGTCAGGTGATTCTCGATCGCGGCGTATCCTCCAGCGACTTCACCAGGGGTGCGCTGGCGATTTTGGCAAAACTGGGAGACGACACCGCCCAACAATTGCCCGACGAGCAACTGTTGCCCCATCTGCTCAAAAACCTGGAGCAGCAACCCTGCTGGCTGCAACTCGACTCCCTGGAATATCTGCTCTGCCAAAACGACCAGGGGGAATTTCATTTTGCGGATGCCACCTGGTTAGACTTCCTGGAGCAATTTCTTACTCGCACCTCTGCGTCCCGCCTCATTCTCACCTCTCAGGCATTGCCGACAGACTGGGGCGATCGCGCCTTTCGCCTCGACAACCTCTGGCAGGAATACGCCCTGCGCGGTCTGGACAAATCGCAGCGCATCGACCTGTTTCGGCACTATGGCGTGACCCCACAAACTGACGTTGATAGCGATCATCTCTGTGCGATCGCCGACTACTTTGATGGGCATCCCCTGATCCTCAAAATGATTGCCGGGGATATTCAAAAGCGTCCCTTTAACGGCAATATAGACAAATATTGGCGCGACTATTATCAACAACGCCAAACCCAAACCCGGTTAAAGCTGCACCAGAGCCAGGAAGAGCGGGCGCGGCAGTGGGTGAGACAAACCCTGGAGCAACTGCCCGACCTGCCTCGGCAAATGTTGCAACGGGGTGCGGTGTTTCGACGTGCGGTGCCAGAAAGCTTTTATCCCGCGATGTTGCCTAACATCCCTGACTCAGAGAGCAGCACTGCGCTCACGGTGCTCAAATCGCGCAACCTGGTAGAAGACACTGACCTGATTAACGGCGAATTGTGGGTGCAACAACACAACCTGATTCGGGAGATTGCTCTGGCTCAACTCAAAACTGACACTGCCATCTGGGAAGCAGCGGAACGTCAAGCGGCTCACCTCTGGCTGACGGCTTACACTCCTGCCCCTGATGCCCCAAACTTGGAAACGGTGCGCGGTTACCTGGAGGCATTTGACCATTATTGTGAGATTGCCGATTGGGATACGGCTTGTTCGGTTCTAGATATTCAGATCGACTCGCCTACACAAGAACCACTCCACTGGCAGCTAGAAACCTGGGGATACTACAAAGAAGAAATTCGACTTTATGAGAAGGTAGTTGGAAAAACTTTGCCTGACCGGGATATCCTCTGGTCTCGAGGATTTGGACTTGCGTACTCTGGACTTGGTAACTATTCTTCCGCCGCTCAGTACCATCAACAAAGCTTGAAACTAGCGCGGAGTAATGGTGATAGAAGCAGCGAAGCAAAAGCCTTAGGCAATCTGGGGGGTGCGTACTACAATCTGGGGCAGTACGAACGGGCAATCGATTTCCATCAGCAACACCTGACCATTGCGCGGGAGATTAGCGATCGCCAGAGTGAAGGCAATGCTCTGGGCAATCTGGGGAATGCGTACCACAGTCTGGGAGACTATGAGCGGGCGATCGACTACCATCAGCAATATCTGACCATTGCATGGGAGATTGGCGATCGCCAGAGTGAAGGCAATGCTCTGGGCAATCTGGGGCTTGCGTACTACAGTCTGGGAAACTATGAGCGGGCGATCGACTTCCATCAGCAATGTCTAACCATTTTGCGAGAGATTGGCGATCGCGCTGGTGAAAGCAAAGCTCTGGGCAATCTGGGGCTTGCGTACTACAGTCTGGGAAACTATGAGCGGGCGATCGACTTCCATCAGCAAGCCTTGGCTATTAGTCGGGAGATTGGCGATCGCCAATGGGAAGGTATGAGCCTGAGCAATCTGGGACTTGCGTACCACGGTCTGGGAAACTATGAGCGGGCGATTGACCTCTATCAGCAATCCCTGACCATTGCGCGGGAGATTGGCGATCGCCGGGGTGAAGGCAATGCTCTGGGTAATCTAGGGCTTGCGTACTACGGTCTGGGAAACTATGAGCGGGCGATTGACTACCATCAGCAATATCTGACCATTGCATGGGAGATTGGTAATCGCCTGGGTGAAGGGACTGCTCTCGTCAATATGGGAGCGGCACAACTAAAGCTAGAGCAGCATTCAGAATCGTTAGCCAACAACCGAGCGGCATTGGAGATTTTTCGAGAAATTGGTGGTCGAGAGGGAGAAGCTGAATCTCTCAAGAATTTAGCAGAGGTGCATCAGGCGTTGGGTAAGATCGAGGTGGCGCGAGAGTTTTGTCAGCAGGCGTTGGCGTTGGCGACGGAGTTGAGCATTCCCCTCAAGGCAGAGTGTGAGACGCTGATGCAGTCCTTAGGGGGTGGGGATGCCTCCTGA
- a CDS encoding GlsB/YeaQ/YmgE family stress response membrane protein, translated as MGGVVAWILLGFVAGAVAKLIYPGKQGGGIWATTGLGILGAILGGYLGKALLGIAVGGTVGAFTIPSIALAVIGAITLIFFWGLLTRRPA; from the coding sequence ATGGGCGGAGTTGTTGCTTGGATTTTATTAGGCTTTGTTGCAGGTGCGGTTGCGAAACTAATTTACCCCGGCAAGCAGGGGGGTGGCATTTGGGCAACGACTGGATTAGGCATTTTGGGCGCGATTTTGGGAGGCTACTTAGGAAAAGCCTTGCTCGGAATTGCGGTCGGTGGGACTGTTGGTGCTTTCACCATTCCCAGCATTGCCCTCGCGGTCATCGGTGCGATTACGCTGATCTTCTTCTGGGGCTTGCTGACTCGTCGCCCTGCTTAA
- a CDS encoding methyltransferase domain-containing protein, which translates to MTSTLQQQIRDFYDASSGLWEQIWGEHMHHGYYGVDGRDRKERRQAQIDLIEELLAWGGVQQASRILDVGCGIGGSSLYLADRFNADVTGITLSPVQAQRATERAQAAGLSQRTRFQVADALEMPFPDQSFDLIWSLESGEHMPDKVKFLAECDRVLKPGGLLLIATWCHRPTTPPAAPLTADEQQHLADIYRVYCLPYVISLPEYEAIAHQLSLQNIRTDDWSTAVAPFWNVVIDSAITPRAIFGLLQSGWTTIQAALSLGLMQRGYQRGLIRFGVLSGIKPD; encoded by the coding sequence ATGACATCAACCCTACAGCAACAGATCCGCGACTTTTACGATGCCTCATCCGGGCTATGGGAACAGATCTGGGGTGAGCATATGCACCACGGATATTACGGAGTTGATGGGCGCGATCGCAAAGAGCGACGACAGGCGCAGATCGACCTGATTGAGGAATTGCTGGCATGGGGTGGAGTGCAACAGGCAAGCCGCATTCTCGATGTGGGCTGTGGCATTGGGGGCAGTTCCCTTTATTTAGCTGATCGGTTCAACGCCGATGTCACGGGCATCACCCTCAGCCCGGTGCAAGCCCAACGCGCCACGGAACGGGCACAAGCTGCCGGATTGAGCCAACGTACCCGATTTCAAGTGGCAGATGCGCTGGAGATGCCCTTTCCAGATCAGTCCTTTGACCTGATTTGGTCGCTGGAGAGTGGCGAACACATGCCCGATAAAGTGAAGTTTTTAGCGGAGTGCGATCGCGTCTTGAAGCCTGGAGGGCTGCTGTTAATAGCAACCTGGTGTCATCGCCCGACAACGCCTCCGGCCGCACCACTCACTGCCGATGAGCAGCAACATCTGGCTGACATTTATCGGGTCTACTGCCTGCCCTACGTCATTTCGCTGCCAGAGTATGAGGCGATCGCCCACCAACTGTCGCTGCAAAACATTCGCACCGATGACTGGTCAACGGCTGTCGCCCCCTTCTGGAATGTTGTGATCGACTCTGCCATTACTCCAAGAGCAATATTTGGTTTGCTGCAATCGGGTTGGACGACGATTCAAGCGGCACTGTCTCTGGGCTTGATGCAACGGGGCTATCAACGGGGTTTAATTCGCTTTGGGGTGTTGAGCGGCATCAAACCAGACTAG